Within Rhodospirillaceae bacterium, the genomic segment TCGGCGATGCCGTTCTTGGCCAGCAGCGCGCGCAGCAGGATCACCGCCGTCGGCTGGGTGGCGATGGTCTTGCCGATCATGTCCTTGGGCGTGCGGATCGGGTTTTTCTTCAGCGAGAAATAGGTGAAGGGGTGTTTCTGGTAACCGGCGGCGAAGGCCTTGACCGGGATGCCGGCAGAACGCGCCAGCATCAGGGAGGGGCTCGACGAAAGCTGGCCGCTTTGCGCGCGGCCGGCGGCAACCGAAGCGACGCCGTCGACGCCCGGACCGCCCGGCGTGACATTCAGATCGATGCCCAGTTCCTTGTAGTAGCCCATGCGCTTGGCGACGACCTCGCCCATGATGCCGTTGCTGGCCAGCCAGCCGAGCTGCATGTTGACCTTGGCGTTGCCGGCAGCGAGCGCCTCCACGCTGATCAGCGACGACATGGCGGCGGTGCCGCCCAGCGCCGCGCCGTATTCCAGGACTTTCCGGCGGCTGACCGAATCCGTCTGTTTTTCATGCATTTCCATGGTGTTTCTCCCTTACGATAGTAGCCGTTGCATTCGGTCGAGCGACGCCGCGATGCCCGCCGGCAAAACCATGCCGGCCGGTGCGCCTTGCGGGCAAGCCGCTCCGTTTTCGTGCTGAGCGTCGGGCACGCGCTTTCGGCGGTCTGCGCCCTGCCGGCCGGAGGTCCGCACGGCAGAAACGGCGAGCGCGACCGATCTGACCGGCCTGTCGTTCATCGCGACGGCTCTGCCGGGCACCGAGGCATGGCGACCGCTCTCCCGATCCGAGAAATCGAGCGAAGCGTAAATCCATCGGGTGTAATCCAGAAGTGCAAATTTCTGCCTCCCGTGTTGCGTTTTTTGTAACACAAGAGGCAGAATTTCCGGAAGCTGCATGATTCCGCGGTACGGCGAACGTCGGCCCCACGAGATGGCCGCCGAGGCGGCGTATACGCTTTCGTGCGGGCGGAACGGCGGGGCGGCCCTGCCCCTTGTGCACCCCCTTGTGCGTTGGGCGCTCCGGTTCGATGATACGGGCCTGCCGCCCGCGGGCCTTCGGGATCGCGCCGTTGGCAATCACGGCTTAATTCCGGAGAATCCATCGATGGAAAATGTCACGGTCGTCGATCATCCTCTGGTCCGGCACAAGCTGTCACACATGCGGAAGAAGGAAACCGACTCGGCGCGGTTTCGCCTGCTGCTGCGTGAAATTTCGCTGCTGCTCGGCTACGAGGTGACCCGCGACCTGAAGACCGAAGACAGGACGATCGAGACGCCGCTGGCAGAGATGGCCGCGCCGTTCCTCAGCGGCAGGGAACTCGTGCTGATCTCGATCCTGCGGGCGGGAAACGGCCTGCTCGAAGGGATGCTGGACCTCATTCCCTCGGCGCAGGTCGGCCATGTCGGCCTCTACAGGGATCCGGACACGCTGATGGCCGTAGAATACTATTTCAAGGTGCCCGGGAATCTGGGCGAACGGCCGGTTATCCTGCTCGACCCGATGCTCGCAACCGGCAACTCGGCGGTCGCCGCGGCCGAGCGGATCAAGGCCGCCGGCGCCCGGCAGATCAAGTTCCTGTGCCTGCTTTCGGCTCCGGAAGGCATCGAGGCGTTTCACGCCGCACACCCGGACGTGCCCGTTTTCACCGCCGCTATCGACGAGCGGCTGAACGATCACGGATACATCGTCCCCGGCATCGGCGACGCCGGAGACCGGATCTACGGCACCCAGTAAACAGGGCGGGCCCGCCCTCCGGCCCGGCCCGGCGCGACGGACGGATACAGGCGCGGTCAACAAGCCCGGGCCGCGCCTTCGGCCTTGACCGGCGGATTCAGCCGTCCGGTGCAGCGCCCTGAAATCAACGCGCTTTTGCGAAACCGGCCGAAGCTTCGTTTCGGACAGTTCCGGCCTTTCTCTACACTTTCCACAATCTGTGCATAACTTTGTTTGGGACCGATCGGCTATCGATCGGATTCTCCCGTTTTTTCTTCCGCATTACTGTACGGTCCTTTTTTTGGCGGCGTGCATACTGAAAGGCGTAATTCATGGAAGGTTCGGGTCCGGTTCCGGCCCGCGGTCTCGACGGAGGCGGTCCGCTTGCGGACGGCCTGCACGAGGGCTCCGCCTTCCGCGTGCCGCCGCATAACTACGAGGCGGAGATGGCGCTGCTCGGCGCCCTGCTCGCCAACAACCGGGCCTTCGACCGGGTCGCCGATTTCCTCCAGGCCGAGCATTTCGCCGATGCGCGCCACGGCCGCATCTTCGGCGCCATCCGCAAGCTGGTCGATATGGGCCAGGTCGCCGATCCGATCACGCTCAAGAACCTGTTCGAAAGCGACGGTTCCTTGGACGAGGTCGGGGGCGCGGACTACCTGGCCCGCCTTGCCGCCTCGGTCGTCACGATCATCAACGCCGGCGATTACGGGCGGACCGTCTTCGACCGGCATCTGCGCCGGGCA encodes:
- a CDS encoding ABC transporter substrate-binding protein, with protein sequence MEMHEKQTDSVSRRKVLEYGAALGGTAAMSSLISVEALAAGNAKVNMQLGWLASNGIMGEVVAKRMGYYKELGIDLNVTPGGPGVDGVASVAAGRAQSGQLSSSPSLMLARSAGIPVKAFAAGYQKHPFTYFSLKKNPIRTPKDMIGKTIATQPTAVILLRALLAKNGIA
- the upp gene encoding uracil phosphoribosyltransferase, yielding MENVTVVDHPLVRHKLSHMRKKETDSARFRLLLREISLLLGYEVTRDLKTEDRTIETPLAEMAAPFLSGRELVLISILRAGNGLLEGMLDLIPSAQVGHVGLYRDPDTLMAVEYYFKVPGNLGERPVILLDPMLATGNSAVAAAERIKAAGARQIKFLCLLSAPEGIEAFHAAHPDVPVFTAAIDERLNDHGYIVPGIGDAGDRIYGTQ